One window from the genome of Sphaerotilus microaerophilus encodes:
- a CDS encoding BrnA antitoxin family protein, protein MNGNKPATPTDWVDPDDAPELSDDLFARADEFQGSKLIRRGRPPTGMPSKQVTTIRLSPEVIDAFKATGAGRQTRIDAALKDWLKTHSPG, encoded by the coding sequence ATGAACGGGAACAAGCCCGCTACACCCACCGACTGGGTTGACCCCGATGACGCCCCTGAGCTGTCGGACGACCTCTTCGCACGCGCCGACGAGTTTCAGGGCAGCAAGCTGATACGACGCGGCCGTCCGCCGACCGGCATGCCGAGCAAGCAGGTCACCACGATCCGCCTGTCCCCCGAAGTGATAGACGCCTTCAAGGCCACCGGTGCGGGCCGGCAGACGCGCATCGATGCGGCGTTGAAGGATTGGTTGAAGACGCATTCGCCGGGGTGA
- a CDS encoding metal ABC transporter permease, whose product MTWAALDPSILGPAFVAGLLVLLTHVPLGMQVLQRGIVFIDLAIAQIAGIGVIAADALGWATSGWAGQAAAAAAALGGALLLTWTERRWPEIQEALIGVSFVLASCLGLLLLASNPHGGEHLKDLLVGQILWVTPAQLGVMAGLTLPIGVLWAVAGERLGRLGFYLLFALAVTASVQLVGVYLVFASLILPALATRRQRGRRRMGVALGLGAAAYALGLALSALLDAPSGAVVVLVMAALAALVAALVARRPAADANRQPLPASGGR is encoded by the coding sequence ATGACCTGGGCCGCGCTGGACCCGTCCATCCTCGGGCCGGCCTTCGTGGCCGGGCTGCTGGTGCTGCTCACCCATGTGCCGCTGGGCATGCAGGTGCTGCAGCGCGGGATCGTGTTCATCGACCTGGCGATCGCGCAGATCGCCGGCATCGGCGTGATCGCGGCGGATGCGCTCGGCTGGGCGACTTCCGGCTGGGCCGGGCAGGCGGCGGCAGCGGCGGCGGCCCTGGGAGGGGCGCTGCTGCTGACCTGGACGGAGCGGCGCTGGCCGGAGATCCAGGAGGCGCTGATCGGCGTGTCCTTCGTGCTCGCCTCCTGCCTGGGCCTGCTGCTGCTGGCCAGCAACCCGCACGGGGGCGAGCACCTGAAGGACCTGCTGGTCGGGCAGATCCTCTGGGTCACGCCGGCTCAGCTGGGCGTCATGGCCGGGCTGACGCTGCCGATCGGGGTGCTCTGGGCGGTCGCGGGTGAGCGGCTCGGCCGGCTGGGCTTCTACCTGCTGTTCGCGCTGGCGGTGACCGCCTCGGTGCAGCTCGTGGGGGTCTATCTGGTGTTCGCCAGCCTGATCCTGCCGGCGCTGGCCACGCGCCGGCAGCGCGGGCGCCGCCGCATGGGGGTCGCGCTGGGCCTGGGTGCAGCGGCCTACGCGCTGGGGCTGGCGCTGTCGGCGCTACTGGATGCGCCGTCCGGTGCGGTGGTGGTGCTGGTGATGGCGGCGCTGGCCGCGCTGGTGGCCGCATTGGTGGCCCGGCGGCCCGCCGCCGATGCCAACCGTCAGCCGTTGCCCGCCTCGGGCGGGCGGTAG
- a CDS encoding IS630 family transposase, producing MEQQWNRMQGVKMMREGFAAADVARLFGVTSRAVYKWVAAFSEGGQNALAAKSGAGRPLKLNEEQLRWIADTVRDNTPDQLKFEFGLWTLSMIGALIERQFGMKLSLPTLSKAMRLLGFTTQRPVHRAYEQDPVLVSQWWASDWPQLQATAKVLGAQILFADEAGMRSDYHAGTTWAPQGQTPVVRSTGKRVSVQMISAVSANGQLHFMLHEGRTTAEVFVKFLRQLMTDRTQKVILVVDGHSIHKAGIVQEYVNSTDGLLRLHYLPPYSPQLNPDEQVWKNVKERVSKQKPTDKASLRSLIERALLRLQDLPALVSGFFRHPDCPYIL from the coding sequence ATGGAGCAGCAGTGGAATCGAATGCAGGGTGTCAAGATGATGCGGGAAGGGTTTGCTGCGGCGGATGTGGCGCGTTTGTTCGGCGTGACGAGTCGTGCCGTCTACAAATGGGTCGCCGCCTTCAGTGAGGGCGGGCAAAATGCGCTGGCAGCCAAAAGCGGAGCCGGGCGCCCGCTCAAACTCAATGAAGAGCAACTTCGGTGGATTGCCGATACGGTTCGTGACAACACGCCCGACCAACTGAAGTTCGAGTTCGGGCTGTGGACACTTTCCATGATTGGCGCACTCATCGAGCGCCAGTTCGGCATGAAATTGAGCCTGCCTACGCTGAGCAAGGCGATGCGCCTGCTGGGCTTCACTACGCAGCGTCCGGTGCATCGCGCCTATGAACAAGACCCCGTGCTGGTGTCGCAATGGTGGGCGTCTGACTGGCCGCAGCTCCAGGCCACCGCCAAGGTGCTGGGTGCACAGATCCTGTTCGCTGACGAGGCTGGCATGCGCTCGGACTACCACGCCGGTACCACGTGGGCACCCCAGGGACAAACACCTGTGGTGCGCTCGACGGGCAAGCGTGTGTCGGTGCAGATGATTTCTGCGGTCAGTGCCAATGGACAACTGCATTTCATGCTCCACGAGGGACGCACAACGGCCGAGGTCTTCGTGAAGTTCCTGCGCCAATTGATGACCGACCGGACTCAGAAGGTCATTCTCGTCGTCGATGGTCACAGTATTCACAAAGCCGGAATTGTTCAAGAATATGTCAATTCAACCGATGGACTGCTTCGACTCCACTACCTGCCGCCATACTCTCCACAACTCAACCCTGACGAGCAGGTCTGGAAGAACGTCAAGGAGCGAGTATCAAAGCAAAAGCCGACAGACAAAGCCAGCCTGCGCAGTTTGATCGAGCGGGCGCTACTGCGACTACAAGATCTGCCTGCTCTGGTTTCAGGATTTTTTCGCCATCCAGATTGCCCCTACATTTTGTGA
- a CDS encoding BrnT family toxin, with the protein MQCAFCARLGTTIRLLGIEERFITVGPLDGRMVLLVWTPRGDARGIISMRKADEREQARYTHRLG; encoded by the coding sequence CTGCAGTGTGCATTCTGTGCGCGCCTTGGCACCACGATTCGCTTGCTAGGCATCGAAGAGCGCTTCATCACTGTCGGCCCGCTGGACGGACGCATGGTGCTGCTGGTCTGGACGCCCCGCGGCGACGCACGCGGCATCATCAGCATGAGGAAAGCCGATGAACGGGAACAAGCCCGCTACACCCACCGACTGGGTTGA
- a CDS encoding metal ABC transporter substrate-binding protein, whose product MTMQRWTWRSAAGLLAALTLGLAPWAAARAELRVVACEPEWAALTTELAGALAQVYSATTAQQDPHQVQARPSLIAAVRRADLLVCTGAELEAGWLPLLQRQAGNPAIQPGRPGLFEAAAQVELLGVPARLDRADGDVHAAGNPHIQTDPRRIARVAAALARRLAELDPPHAADYERRHADFAQRWQAAITRWERSAAPLKGLPIVVQHQGFPYLEQWLGLRQVAALEPKPGLEPSSAHLQAVLATLQREPARLILRAAYNDGRGSMWLAERTRLPVVALPYTVGGSEAARDLFGLFDDTLARLLKAVQP is encoded by the coding sequence ATGACGATGCAACGATGGACATGGCGCAGCGCTGCCGGCCTGCTGGCCGCCCTGACGCTGGGGCTGGCGCCTTGGGCAGCCGCCCGCGCCGAGCTGCGGGTGGTCGCCTGCGAGCCCGAGTGGGCCGCGCTGACCACCGAGCTGGCGGGAGCGCTGGCCCAGGTCTACAGCGCCACCACGGCGCAGCAGGACCCGCACCAGGTGCAGGCCCGGCCCAGCCTGATCGCCGCGGTGCGCCGCGCCGACCTGCTGGTGTGCACCGGCGCCGAGCTGGAGGCGGGCTGGCTGCCGCTGCTGCAGCGCCAGGCCGGTAACCCGGCAATCCAGCCGGGCCGGCCGGGCCTGTTCGAGGCGGCGGCGCAGGTCGAGCTGCTCGGCGTGCCCGCGCGGCTGGACCGGGCCGATGGCGATGTGCACGCCGCCGGCAACCCGCACATCCAGACCGACCCGCGCCGCATCGCCCGCGTGGCGGCGGCGCTGGCACGCCGGCTGGCGGAACTCGACCCGCCCCACGCGGCCGATTACGAACGCCGCCACGCCGACTTCGCCCAGCGCTGGCAGGCGGCGATCACGCGCTGGGAGCGCTCGGCCGCGCCGCTCAAGGGGTTGCCGATCGTGGTGCAGCACCAGGGCTTTCCGTACCTGGAGCAGTGGCTGGGGCTGCGGCAGGTGGCGGCGCTGGAGCCCAAGCCCGGGCTGGAGCCCAGCAGCGCGCACCTGCAGGCGGTGCTGGCCACGCTGCAGCGCGAGCCGGCGCGGCTGATCCTGCGTGCGGCCTACAACGATGGGCGCGGCTCGATGTGGCTGGCCGAGCGCACCCGCCTGCCGGTGGTGGCGCTGCCCTACACGGTGGGCGGCAGCGAGGCGGCCAGGGACCTGTTCGGCCTCTTCGACGACACGCTGGCGCGGCTGCTCAAGGCGGTGCAGCCATGA
- the ppdK gene encoding pyruvate, phosphate dikinase, which yields MPAPYVYRFGSQRTDGAAAMKNLLGGKGANLAEMCRLAIPVPPGFTISTEACTAYTQQGRDALLAMIDAEVREGVAAVEAEMGKRFGNAADPLLLSVRSGARASMPGMMDTILNLGLNDEAVAGLAARSGNERFAWDSYRRFIQMYGDVVMGLKPTSKEEHDPFEVVIDALKTQRGVKLDTELDAADLQQLVQRFKSLIHSRLGRDFPTDPWEQLWGAVLAVFESWNNERARVYRELNDIPESWGTAVNVQAMVFGNLGDSSATGVAFTRDAGTGEDLFNGEFLVNAQGEDVVAGIRTPQQITLEGSRRWAELALVGEDERRATYPSLEELMPGLYQELLAAETTLENHFHDMQDLEFTIQEGKLWMLQTRNGKRTGAAMVRIAMEMLAQGMIDERTALLRVTPDRLNDLLHPVFDTQALKDAVPIARGLPASPGAATGQIVFHADEAEAWSKGEKGSGKAVILVRQETSPEDLRGMSVAQGILTARGGMTSHAAVVARGMGKCCVSGAGAVHVDPKARTMTVGSVTWHEGDWISLNGSTGEVFDGRIATKDAELSGDFGKLMALADRYKRLDVRANADTPTDATVARRLGATGIGLCRTEHMFFQGERIQAVREMILADDEAGRRRALAKLLPMQRGDFEGLFRAMDGLPVTIRLLDPPLHEFVPHDDAGQQAMAQQMRVPVAKIKRRVEELHEFNPMLGHRGCRLGITYPEITEMQARAVFEAALNVQAEGLKPFPEVMIPLVGSVREFNPQAAIVRKTAEAVFAERGAKVHYLVGTMIETPRAALVADSIGSQAEFFSFGTNDLTQMTMGFSRDDAGSFLPEYVKKGIYEQDPFRSIDQKGVGQLVELAAQKGRSVRPDIELGVCGEHGGDPASIGFFHKAGLDYVSCSPFRVPIARLAAAQAAVG from the coding sequence ATGCCCGCCCCCTACGTCTACCGCTTCGGCTCGCAGCGCACCGACGGCGCTGCCGCGATGAAGAACCTGCTTGGCGGCAAGGGCGCCAACCTGGCCGAGATGTGCCGCCTGGCCATCCCCGTGCCGCCCGGCTTCACGATCAGCACGGAGGCCTGCACGGCCTACACGCAGCAGGGGCGCGACGCGCTGCTGGCGATGATCGACGCCGAGGTGCGCGAGGGCGTGGCCGCCGTCGAGGCCGAGATGGGCAAGCGCTTCGGCAATGCGGCCGACCCGCTGCTGCTGTCGGTGCGCTCAGGTGCGCGCGCCTCAATGCCGGGGATGATGGACACCATTCTCAACCTGGGCCTGAACGACGAGGCCGTGGCCGGCCTGGCCGCGCGCAGCGGCAACGAGCGCTTTGCCTGGGACAGCTATCGCCGCTTCATCCAGATGTACGGCGACGTGGTGATGGGGCTCAAGCCCACCTCCAAGGAAGAGCACGATCCTTTCGAGGTGGTGATCGATGCGCTGAAGACGCAGCGCGGCGTCAAGCTCGACACCGAACTGGACGCGGCCGACCTGCAGCAGCTGGTGCAGCGCTTCAAGTCGCTGATCCATTCGCGCCTCGGACGCGACTTCCCCACCGACCCCTGGGAACAGCTCTGGGGCGCGGTGCTGGCGGTGTTCGAGAGCTGGAACAACGAGCGCGCCCGCGTCTACCGCGAACTCAACGACATCCCCGAGTCCTGGGGCACGGCGGTGAACGTGCAGGCGATGGTGTTCGGCAACCTGGGGGACAGCAGCGCCACCGGCGTGGCCTTCACCCGCGACGCCGGCACCGGCGAGGACCTGTTCAATGGCGAGTTCCTCGTCAACGCCCAGGGCGAGGACGTGGTGGCCGGCATCCGCACGCCGCAGCAGATCACGCTGGAGGGTTCGCGCCGCTGGGCCGAGCTGGCGCTGGTGGGCGAGGACGAGCGCCGCGCCACCTACCCCTCGCTCGAAGAGCTGATGCCCGGCCTCTACCAGGAGCTGCTGGCCGCTGAGACCACGCTGGAGAACCACTTCCACGACATGCAGGACCTGGAGTTCACCATCCAGGAGGGCAAGCTCTGGATGCTGCAGACCCGCAACGGCAAGCGCACCGGCGCGGCGATGGTGCGCATCGCCATGGAAATGCTGGCCCAGGGCATGATCGACGAGCGCACCGCGCTGCTGCGCGTGACGCCCGACCGGCTCAACGACCTTCTGCACCCGGTCTTCGACACCCAGGCGCTGAAGGACGCCGTGCCGATTGCCCGCGGCCTGCCCGCCTCTCCGGGCGCGGCCACCGGGCAGATCGTCTTCCACGCCGACGAGGCCGAGGCCTGGTCCAAGGGCGAAAAAGGCAGCGGCAAGGCCGTGATCCTGGTGCGCCAGGAGACCTCCCCCGAAGACCTGCGCGGCATGAGCGTCGCCCAGGGCATCCTCACCGCGCGTGGCGGCATGACCAGCCACGCCGCGGTGGTGGCGCGTGGCATGGGCAAGTGCTGCGTCAGCGGCGCCGGCGCGGTGCACGTGGACCCGAAGGCGCGCACCATGACCGTCGGCAGCGTGACTTGGCATGAGGGCGACTGGATCTCCCTGAACGGCTCGACCGGCGAGGTCTTCGACGGCCGCATCGCCACCAAGGACGCCGAGCTGAGCGGCGACTTCGGCAAGCTGATGGCGCTGGCCGACCGCTACAAGCGCCTGGACGTGCGCGCCAACGCCGATACCCCCACCGACGCCACCGTGGCCCGGCGCCTGGGCGCCACCGGCATCGGCCTGTGCCGCACCGAGCACATGTTCTTCCAGGGCGAGCGCATCCAGGCGGTGCGCGAGATGATCCTGGCCGACGACGAGGCCGGCCGCCGCCGCGCGCTGGCCAAGCTGCTGCCGATGCAGCGCGGCGACTTCGAGGGCCTGTTCCGCGCCATGGACGGCCTGCCCGTCACCATCCGCCTGCTCGACCCGCCGCTGCACGAATTCGTCCCGCACGACGACGCCGGCCAGCAGGCCATGGCGCAGCAGATGCGCGTGCCGGTGGCCAAGATCAAGCGCCGCGTCGAGGAACTGCACGAGTTCAACCCCATGCTCGGCCACCGCGGCTGCCGCCTGGGCATCACCTACCCCGAGATCACCGAGATGCAGGCCCGCGCCGTCTTCGAGGCCGCGCTGAACGTGCAGGCCGAAGGCCTGAAACCCTTCCCCGAGGTGATGATTCCACTGGTGGGCAGTGTGCGCGAGTTCAACCCGCAGGCCGCCATCGTCCGCAAGACCGCCGAGGCCGTGTTTGCCGAACGCGGCGCCAAGGTGCATTACCTGGTCGGCACGATGATCGAAACCCCCCGCGCCGCGCTGGTGGCCGACAGCATCGGCAGTCAGGCCGAGTTCTTCTCCTTCGGCACCAACGACCTGACGCAGATGACGATGGGTTTCTCCCGAGACGACGCCGGCAGCTTCCTGCCGGAATACGTCAAGAAGGGCATCTACGAGCAGGACCCCTTCCGCTCCATCGACCAGAAGGGCGTCGGCCAGCTGGTGGAACTGGCCGCCCAAAAGGGCCGCTCCGTCCGCCCGGACATCGAACTCGGCGTCTGCGGCGAACACGGCGGCGACCCGGCCTCGATCGGCTTCTTCCACAAAGCCGGTCTGGACTATGTCAGCTGCTCGCCGTTCCGGGTGCCAATCGCCCGGCTGGCGGCGGCGCAGGCGGCGGTGGGGTGA
- a CDS encoding BrnA antitoxin family protein, translating to MNETKITSLTRAELASARAAGQSRTAVAQVQASPPYVWDGIDEDDRPLGREEMQAGIEAAAPRRRGRPGDGEKESTTIHLDRDILNTFRAEGPG from the coding sequence ATGAATGAGACGAAGATCACGTCGCTTACTCGCGCTGAACTGGCGTCCGCGAGGGCCGCCGGTCAGAGTCGCACAGCGGTGGCACAGGTTCAGGCTTCACCACCTTACGTGTGGGATGGCATCGATGAGGACGATCGTCCCCTCGGTCGCGAGGAGATGCAGGCTGGTATCGAAGCGGCCGCCCCGCGTCGCAGAGGCCGCCCGGGCGACGGCGAGAAGGAATCCACCACCATCCACCTCGATCGCGACATCCTGAACACATTCCGCGCCGAGGGGCCTGGATGA
- a CDS encoding zinc-ribbon domain-containing protein, whose protein sequence is MAIIKCWECNKDVSDKASTCPSCGAPIKLDLAAKENLPVVKKKRGSFWLLLLAGLFLLFLYTKRTMNPPPESPPTREISRYSMSKSDLNQLKSELPSDILIDENADIDPRINKVVADAVVTIARTKGYKCESISFLSPGLGNSYRLTCNTKTENNLIHKM, encoded by the coding sequence ATGGCAATCATTAAATGCTGGGAATGCAATAAGGACGTGTCAGACAAAGCCTCTACATGCCCTTCCTGTGGTGCTCCAATTAAATTGGATCTGGCGGCCAAGGAGAATTTGCCCGTCGTTAAGAAGAAGCGGGGATCATTCTGGCTTCTGCTCTTGGCGGGGTTGTTCTTGCTTTTCCTGTACACCAAGCGAACAATGAATCCGCCGCCTGAAAGTCCGCCTACTAGAGAAATAAGTCGCTATTCGATGAGCAAATCCGACTTGAATCAACTCAAGTCAGAGTTGCCGTCAGATATTTTAATTGACGAAAATGCAGATATTGATCCAAGGATAAATAAAGTCGTTGCCGATGCAGTTGTAACTATTGCAAGGACGAAGGGCTACAAGTGCGAATCAATTTCATTTCTTTCCCCTGGACTTGGGAATAGCTACAGGCTTACCTGTAATACTAAGACAGAAAATAATTTAATTCACAAAATGTAG
- a CDS encoding HAD family hydrolase: protein MPDLTPIRAILFDMDGLLLDSERVAYAIGRETSEHLGLPWSHEVAMAMVGLNSKDGYRVVCEAFGADFPVAAHMAEFGRRYEAAIDAGRFDLKPGVHELFDLLDARGLKRAVATSTRRSRAIAKLDGVGVWPRLQGLVGGDEVARGKPAPDIYLAAAQLLDVPITDCLVLEDSNTGVRGGLASGARVIMVPDLLAPADDVRASGVSVVASLFGVIEALGAL, encoded by the coding sequence ATGCCTGATCTCACCCCCATCCGCGCCATCCTCTTCGACATGGACGGCCTGCTGCTCGACAGCGAGCGGGTCGCCTACGCCATTGGCCGCGAAACCAGTGAGCACCTCGGCCTGCCCTGGAGCCACGAGGTGGCGATGGCGATGGTGGGGCTGAACTCGAAGGACGGCTACCGGGTGGTCTGCGAGGCCTTCGGGGCCGACTTTCCGGTGGCTGCGCACATGGCGGAGTTCGGGCGGCGCTATGAGGCGGCGATCGACGCGGGGCGCTTCGACCTCAAGCCGGGTGTGCACGAGTTGTTCGACCTGCTCGATGCGCGCGGCCTGAAGCGCGCGGTGGCCACGTCCACGCGGCGCAGCCGGGCGATCGCGAAGTTGGACGGCGTGGGCGTGTGGCCCCGGCTGCAGGGGCTGGTCGGCGGGGATGAGGTGGCGCGTGGCAAGCCGGCGCCGGACATCTACCTGGCCGCGGCGCAGCTGCTGGACGTGCCGATCACCGACTGCCTGGTGCTGGAGGATTCCAACACCGGCGTGCGCGGCGGCCTGGCATCGGGCGCGCGGGTGATCATGGTGCCGGATCTGCTGGCGCCGGCCGACGATGTGCGGGCCAGCGGCGTGTCCGTGGTGGCGAGTCTGTTCGGGGTGATCGAGGCGCTGGGGGCGCTGTGA
- a CDS encoding DNA-binding protein → MNPKAAVELGLLPYDSADYLRDEEDIAAYLQVAMTEGAGDPAVLVQAQAVAVRARIRLQQESQE, encoded by the coding sequence ATGAATCCGAAGGCTGCCGTGGAGTTGGGGCTGTTGCCCTATGACAGTGCCGACTACCTGCGAGACGAGGAAGACATTGCAGCCTACCTGCAGGTCGCGATGACCGAGGGTGCCGGAGACCCTGCTGTCTTGGTTCAAGCTCAGGCCGTGGCAGTTCGGGCTCGAATCCGACTCCAGCAAGAGAGTCAAGAGTGA
- a CDS encoding toll/interleukin-1 receptor domain-containing protein, producing MGAIFISYRREDAEGHAGRLFEDLREVFGADSVFMDVVGIEPGVDFRKTIDAKVTSCSVLLALMGRQWLDLKGPDGRRRLDDAGDFVRLETAAALRRDIPVVPVLVQGAKMPSEVQLPDDLKDLAFRNGVELTHARWESDVQLLVAALAKHVQPLSKGGAAPLGLAQLPTPAPAVAAPPAPAPPGAGGQGRTWKIAGGVAAAVLVAAVIAAQSGGEAVVAPDSSGQPAAAASLATYPAVSAITRVVYGDAQGQVLGAFKPSPRAEGVWQETASTSRKVIFEFSEAGRSADEVRLYDRSRDVHIRLDLAGQRVMYAQGQEPEALLYRIVEVQ from the coding sequence ATGGGTGCGATCTTCATCAGCTACCGTCGCGAGGATGCCGAGGGCCATGCGGGCCGCCTGTTCGAGGACCTGCGCGAGGTGTTTGGCGCCGACTCGGTCTTCATGGACGTGGTGGGCATCGAGCCGGGGGTCGACTTCCGCAAGACCATCGACGCCAAGGTGACGAGCTGCTCGGTGCTGCTGGCCCTGATGGGCCGGCAGTGGCTTGACCTCAAGGGGCCCGACGGCCGGCGCCGGCTGGACGATGCCGGTGATTTCGTGCGGCTGGAGACGGCGGCGGCGCTGCGGCGCGACATCCCGGTGGTCCCGGTGCTGGTGCAGGGCGCGAAGATGCCCTCGGAGGTGCAGCTGCCGGACGACCTGAAGGACCTGGCCTTCCGCAACGGCGTGGAGCTCACCCACGCGCGCTGGGAGAGTGACGTGCAGCTGCTGGTGGCCGCGCTCGCAAAGCACGTTCAGCCGCTGTCGAAGGGGGGGGCGGCACCCCTGGGGTTGGCGCAGCTGCCGACCCCGGCGCCCGCCGTGGCAGCGCCGCCCGCGCCAGCTCCCCCGGGCGCCGGTGGCCAGGGGCGGACCTGGAAGATCGCGGGCGGTGTGGCGGCGGCCGTCCTGGTGGCGGCCGTCATCGCGGCGCAGTCGGGGGGTGAGGCGGTTGTCGCGCCCGATTCATCGGGTCAGCCAGCCGCCGCGGCGTCATTGGCGACCTATCCGGCGGTTTCCGCCATCACCCGGGTGGTGTATGGCGATGCGCAGGGCCAGGTCCTGGGGGCGTTCAAGCCGTCACCCCGTGCCGAAGGGGTCTGGCAGGAGACGGCTTCAACGAGCCGGAAAGTCATTTTCGAGTTCAGCGAGGCCGGCCGCAGCGCCGACGAGGTGCGCCTGTACGACCGTTCGCGCGACGTGCACATCCGCCTGGACCTGGCGGGCCAGCGCGTGATGTACGCGCAGGGCCAGGAGCCCGAGGCGCTGCTCTACCGGATCGTCGAGGTGCAGTGA
- a CDS encoding type II toxin-antitoxin system VapC family toxin: protein MRRAYLDACLLIYLVEGGHPPALAARQWVARQSNVQLCVSPLVRLEALVKPLRSGDAPLVQAYEQALAGQLWLPMDDAVFGRALILRAEQGLKTPDALHLATALQNGCTEFWTNDNRLRSAAGAMAVNVFEPAV from the coding sequence ATGCGCCGTGCCTATCTCGACGCCTGCCTGCTGATCTATCTGGTAGAGGGCGGACATCCGCCGGCACTGGCTGCTCGGCAATGGGTGGCTCGGCAGAGCAATGTGCAACTGTGCGTCTCGCCCCTGGTGAGGCTGGAGGCTCTGGTCAAGCCGCTGCGCAGCGGTGATGCGCCTCTCGTCCAGGCCTATGAGCAGGCCCTGGCCGGGCAGCTGTGGCTGCCGATGGACGATGCCGTCTTTGGGCGCGCCTTGATCCTGCGTGCCGAGCAGGGCCTGAAGACGCCGGACGCACTGCATCTGGCCACGGCACTGCAGAACGGCTGCACCGAGTTCTGGACCAACGACAACCGGCTCAGGTCCGCCGCCGGCGCCATGGCAGTGAACGTGTTTGAACCTGCTGTCTGA
- a CDS encoding M48 family metallopeptidase has translation MPAPSFVTDAEITTRVDAHPGGCALHQRRLFTRLLVAGAAGTAAGPLLAREGVEVGGISKFAKFYPADQVEADAGKQYAQLRQEANGKGALAPANHPQMLRLNTIAQRLIPYTYEWNPRAKQWKWEVSLIGAKTINAFCMPGGKIAFYHGILAQLQLNDDEVAMIMGHEMAHAVREHARERIGKTMATRGGISIVSSLLGFGDVGRTLADAGGQLLTLKFGREDESEADLVGMELAARGGYDPRAGVTLWQKMAAASKGAPPQFLSTHPTGATRITDIEANLPKVTGLYARAEKPPVRYRPPEAGNG, from the coding sequence ATGCCCGCACCGAGCTTCGTCACCGACGCCGAGATCACCACCCGCGTGGACGCCCACCCGGGCGGCTGCGCGCTGCACCAGCGCCGCCTCTTCACCCGCCTGCTGGTGGCCGGCGCCGCCGGCACCGCCGCCGGCCCGCTGCTGGCGCGCGAGGGCGTGGAGGTGGGCGGCATCTCCAAGTTCGCCAAGTTCTACCCGGCCGACCAGGTCGAGGCCGATGCCGGCAAGCAGTACGCCCAGCTGCGCCAGGAGGCCAACGGCAAGGGTGCACTGGCACCCGCCAACCACCCGCAGATGCTGCGGCTGAACACCATCGCCCAGCGCCTGATCCCCTACACCTACGAGTGGAACCCGCGGGCGAAGCAGTGGAAGTGGGAGGTCAGCCTGATCGGCGCCAAGACCATCAACGCCTTCTGCATGCCCGGCGGCAAGATCGCCTTCTATCACGGCATCCTCGCGCAGCTGCAGCTCAACGACGACGAGGTGGCCATGATCATGGGCCACGAGATGGCGCACGCGGTGCGCGAGCATGCCCGTGAGCGCATCGGCAAGACCATGGCCACGCGCGGGGGCATCTCGATCGTGTCGAGCCTGCTGGGATTTGGCGACGTGGGCCGCACCCTGGCCGATGCCGGCGGGCAGCTGCTGACGCTGAAGTTCGGCCGCGAGGACGAATCCGAGGCTGATCTGGTCGGCATGGAGCTGGCCGCGCGCGGCGGCTACGACCCGCGTGCGGGCGTCACGCTGTGGCAGAAGATGGCGGCCGCCTCCAAGGGCGCGCCGCCGCAGTTCCTCTCCACCCACCCGACGGGCGCCACACGGATCACCGACATCGAGGCCAACCTGCCCAAGGTGACCGGCCTGTACGCCCGCGCCGAGAAACCGCCGGTGCGCTACCGCCCGCCCGAGGCGGGCAACGGCTGA